One genomic window of Candidatus Palauibacter australiensis includes the following:
- a CDS encoding DUF1801 domain-containing protein produces MTALVAKLLSGGNPQIPKGDGDAPVQDYIAAMPGWKREVGRHLDALIERSVPDVRKAIRWNSPFYGIEGQGWFLSFHCFARYIKVTFLNGASLRPTPPVESKHEHVRYFHIHEEDEVDENLLVDWLRQASALPGEGLF; encoded by the coding sequence ATAACGGCTCTGGTCGCGAAACTCCTCTCGGGCGGGAATCCCCAGATTCCGAAGGGGGATGGAGATGCGCCCGTGCAGGACTACATCGCGGCCATGCCGGGCTGGAAGCGGGAGGTCGGCCGCCACCTCGACGCGCTCATCGAGCGAAGCGTGCCCGACGTCCGCAAGGCGATACGCTGGAACTCGCCCTTCTACGGCATCGAGGGCCAGGGCTGGTTCCTCTCGTTCCATTGTTTCGCGCGGTACATCAAGGTGACCTTCCTCAACGGCGCTTCGCTGCGTCCCACGCCGCCGGTGGAATCGAAGCACGAGCACGTCCGGTACTTCCACATTCATGAGGAGGACGAGGTGGACGAGAACCTCCTGGTGGACTGGCTCCGGCAGGCATCGGCGCTCCCCGGAGAGGGCCTCTTCTGA